One window from the genome of Podospora pseudocomata strain CBS 415.72m chromosome 6, whole genome shotgun sequence encodes:
- the MAK10 gene encoding N-alpha-acetyltransferase, non-catalitic subunit (BUSCO:EOG09261IFQ; COG:S; EggNog:ENOG503NZJK), with product MSNTSDSEPENLTRKLNDLSLNPTTTSTTTTPPNNTPQQQPYHHHHAAAGGGLFGFGDFGAQQGQGYQPYEEELLPPPPPPPPDFIMGGGDQQGIVAFDVTSKFRAAAGVTALELGELVKDGFFSLFESVGALEIMDPKMDSGCLAPGESLDEDYDVTRVLSPGEVIGIIDQMFCLEMAWYQGYPLSQTLLTNVYIDRMLEPEPMVLGDADFIRRKAVGEGETMHVVLRAYCLGVVKCCWYINDRIKFEHYYEEEDFVTNTYHRSLLDSFELNEINEELMAARRLVHSVRHTIGDQLAQALGFRLELRTAFLRAIELSVLRSNPDSLSLPWTQMEAVWEMIYKSRHLGTPVPEAFSTKIQRRLASTMPPRPIVKLSTEETYKHFKKLFADGIDVLNVLNYHDSQSLLQNFVMTFQSQKPQPLVYIRTLLQSFLFKDMIILGKLSIRHVIDDDLSLVVLPASKLLDPANDLVEAPHHWRFALAHQMETFRQRAAQSYLDIFRAFCQNRCRIRRTLCHSIQDWETVQLDAEQIDQLLQHQIEETPLVYPPTGDGGGGVGPTYSLPLSSWAYLYKLRLMEWIVQLGFELEIYAPDELGGMYWYLSELARSRARLVDRISFFTKHREAGQQAASPSAGQEAAFNQSRQYLYQTSLDAAITWEMADALSNLYAALGRLGLVVAPPRPYSTDEMRYDVRMKPFAAIGMPELPSWEVYKAATDRRQVETGRLLDDASLSLEQASRGLEVMERLSEKDSFSVGCFERWVGGVKGQTVAVDRAAVVVEVLKRRLEERGEDKKGGKELGLKVEIGKAVEGGHEWWVVPTIEEIDEA from the exons ATGAGCAACACATCGGACTCTGAACCGGAGAATCTTACCAGAA AACTAAACGACTTatccctcaaccccaccaccaccagcacgacaacaaccccaccaaacaacaccccccagcaacaaccttatcaccatcaccacgcagcagcaggaggagggttgtttgggtttggggattTTGGAGCGCAGCAGGGTCAGGGGTATCAGCCTTACGAGGAGGAGCTactaccaccgccaccaccaccaccaccggacTTTATcatggggggtggtgatcaGCAAGGGATCGTGGCTTTTGACGTGACGTCGAAGTTtagagctgctgctgggg TGACAGCGTTGGAACTGGGCGAATTAGTCAAGGATGGGTTTTTCAGTTTGTTTGAGAGTGTGGGCGCTTTAGAG ATCATGGACCCAAAGATGGACAGCGGCTGTCTTGCTCCCGGGGAGAGCCTGGATGAGGATTATGATGtgacgagggtgttgagtccgggggaggtgattggGATTATTGACCAGATGTTTTGTCTTGAGATGGCTTGGTATCAGGGGTATCCTCTTTCGCAGACGTTGTTGACGAATGTGTATATTGATCGGATGCTGGAGCCGGAGCCgatggttttgggggatgCGGATTTTATTAGGCGGAAAGcagtgggggagggggagacgaTGCATGTTGTGCTGAGGGCTTattgtttgggggtggtgaagtgTTGTTGGTATATTAATGATCGGATCAAGTTTGAGCATTATTATgag GAAGAGGATTTCGTCACCAATACTTACCATCGCTCACTCTTGGATTCGTTTGAATTGAACGAGATCAACGAGGAACTCATGGCTGCTCGGAGGTTGGTGCATAGCGTTCGGCATACGATTGGCGATCAGCTTGCGCAAGCGTTGGGGTTCAGGCTGGAACTACGGACGGCCTTCTTGAGGGCGATAGAGCTGTCTGTGCTGAGGAGTAACCCTGATTCGTTGAGCCTGCCATGGACGCAGATGGAGGCTGTGTGGGAAATGATTTACAAGTCCCGGCATCTGGGGACACCGGTACCGGAGGCGTTCAGCACAAAGATTCAGAGGAGATTGGCGAGTACgatgccgccgaggccgatAGTAAAGCTGAGCACGGAGGAGACGTACAAGCACTTCAAGAAGTTGTTTGCGGACGGGATTGATGTGTTGAATGTGCTGAATTATCACGATTCGCAGAGTTTATTG CAGAACTTTGTCATGACGTTCCAatcccaaaaaccccaacccctcgtCTACATCCGCACTTTGCTCCAGTCCTTTTTGTTCAAAGACATGATCATCCTCGGCAAGCTCTCCATCCGCCACGTCATCGACGATGACTTGAGTCTGGTCGTCCTCCCGGCAAGCAAACTCCTCGACCCAGCCAACGACCTCGTCGAAGCCCCCCACCACTGGCGATTCGCCCTCGCCCACCAAATGGAAACCTTCCGCCAGCGCGCCGCCCAATCCTACCTCGACATCTTCCGCGCCTTTTGCCAGAACCGCTGCCGAATCAGACGAACGCTCTGCCACTCGATCCAAGACTGGGAAACGGTCCAGCTGGACGCTGAGCAGATTGATCAGCTGCTGCAGCACCAAATCGAGGAGACGCCGCTGGTGTATCCGCCTACGGGagatgggggcgggggagtaGGACCGACGTATTCCCTCCccttgtcgagctgggcGTATCTGTACAAGTTGCGACTGATGGAGTGGATTGTGCAGCTGGGGTTCGAGCTGGAGATTTATGCGCCCGACGAGCTGGGGGGGATGTACTGGTACCTATCCGAGCTGGCTAGATCCCGAGCGAGGTTGGTGGATCGGATCAGCTTTTTTACCAAGCACAGGGAGGCTGGGCAGCAGGCTGCTAGCCCGTCGGCGGGGCAGGAGGCGGCGTTTAACCAGTCGAGGCAGTATTTGTATCAGACTAGTTTGGATGCGGCTATCACCTGGGAGATGGCGGATGCGTTGTCGAACTTGTATGCTGcgttggggaggttggggttggtggtggcgccgccgaggccgtaCAGTACAGATGAGATGAGGTATGATGTGCGGATGAAGCCTTTTGCGGCGATTGGGATGCCGGAGCTGCCCAGTTGGGAGGTGTACAAGGCTGCGACGGATAGGCGGCAGGTGGAGACGGGGAGGTTGCTGGATGATGCGAGTCTGAGCTTGGAGCAGGCGAgtagggggttggaggttaTGGAGAGGCTGAGCGAGAAGGATAGTTTTAGCGTGGGGTGTTTTGagaggtgggttgggggggtgaaggggcAGACCGTGGCGGTTGATAgggctgcggtggtggtggaggttttgaAGAGGAGactggaggagaggggggaggataaAAAGGGGGGCAAGGAGTTGGGACTCAAGGTTGAGATTGGCAAGGcagtggagggggggcatGAGTGGTGGGTTGTTCCTACGATAGAGGAGATTGATGAGGCTTGA
- a CDS encoding hypothetical protein (COG:C; EggNog:ENOG503P6NP), with amino-acid sequence MTFAWKAAGLTYNRYLTVASRVVRRSLKEEKRLAAERRGVSEIRFAKWSNGKQGELKNLEQANAAAAVESAAQGGQ; translated from the exons ATGACCTTTGCGTGGAAAGCCGCTGGCCTTAC CTACAACCGCTACCTGACCGTTGCCTCCCGGGTTGTGCGTCGCAgcttgaaggaggagaagagactTGCTGCTGAGCGCAGAGGTGTTTCTGAGATTAGGTTTGCGAAGTGGTCG AACGGAAAGCAGGGCGAGCTTAAAAACCTTGAGCAGGCTAACGCtgcggctgctgttgagagTGCTGCTCAGGGTGGCCAGTAA
- the QCR2 gene encoding ubiquinol-cytochrome c reductase core subunit 1 (EggNog:ENOG503NXHG; COG:C; MEROPS:MER0015090) translates to MICRSALSRGSKLALGRQGARGFAAAASPKASYEPTTIAGVKVASRDDNGPTTRLAVVAKAGTRYEPLPGLTVGLEEFAYKAGWPLLFFNTNKRSALRITREAELLGGQLTAYHTREALVLQASFLREDLPYFTELLAEVVSQTRYTTHEFHEEVKDIIHQKQAKVDASAVALDAAHAVAFHSGLGAPLYPTPSTPIDSYLNEQAVADFAAAAYSKSNIAVVSDGASEHGLQKWIEPFFKTVPAQGSGSLNNVASKYHGGEQRISAVGQNSVVIAFPGASLGASSPETAVLAGLLGGESTIKWSPGFSLLSQAAAPGAQAKATNYAYSDAGLLAIQINGQSAAVKKTAEAAVKALKGVAESGVSQEVLVKAIAKAKFTLLSGSEVGGVGIVHAGANLIHGGSPLKVAETLKAFESVTGDKLKAAAKALLEGKASVASVGDLHVLPFAEDLGLQV, encoded by the exons atGATCTGCAGATCGGCTCTGTCGAGAGGCAGCAAGCTGGCCCTCGGGCGCCAGGGAGCCCGCGGtttcgctgctgctgcctcacCCAAGGCCTCGTACGAGCCCACTACCATCGCCGGCGTCAAGGTTGCTTCCCGAGACGACAATGGCCCGACCACCCgcctcgccgtcgtcgcaAAGGCCGGCACCCGATACGAGCCCCTCCCCGGACTGACGGTTGGACTGGAGGAGTTTGCCTACAAGGCAGGTTGGCCCCTtctatttttt AACACCAACAAGCGCTCTGCTCTCCGCATCACCCGTGAGGCCGAGCTCCTCGGCGGTCAATTGACTGCTTACCACACCCGCGAAGCCCTTGTGCTGCAAGCCAGCTTCCTCCGCGAGGACCTCCCCTACTTCACCGAGCTCCTTGCCGAGGTCGTCTCGCAGACGCGGTACACCA CTCACGAGTTCCacgaggaggtcaaggatATCATTCACCAGAAGCAGGCCAAGGTGGACGCCTCCGCCGTTGCCCTCGATGCCGCCCACGCCGTCGCTTTCCACTCTGGCCTCGGTGCCCCTCTCTATCCCACCCCAAGCACACCCATCGACTCGTACCTGAACGAGCAGGCCGTTGCCGACTTCGCCGCCGCTGCCTACTCCAAGTCCAACATCGCCGTTGTCTCCGACGGTGCCAGCGAGCACGGCCTCCAGAAGTGGATCGAGCCCTTCTTCAAGACCGTCCCGGCCCAGGGCTCCggctccctcaacaacgtCGCCTCCAAGTACCACGGTGGTGAGCAGCGCATCTCCGCCGTCGGCCAGAACTCGGTTGTTATCGCTTTCCCCGGCGCCTCCCTCGGTGCCAGCAGCCCCGAGACTGCCGTCCTTGCCGgtctcctcggcggcgagTCCACCATCAAGTGGTCTCCCGGCTTCTCCCTCCTGTCCCAGGCTGCCGCCCCCGGTGCCCAGGCCAAGGCCACCAACTACGCCTACTCTGATGCTGgtctcctcgccatccaAATCAACGGCCAGTCCGCGGCCGTCAAGAAGACTGCCGAGGCTGCCGTCAAGGCGCTCAAGGGCGTTGCTGAGAGCGGTGTCTCCCAGGAGGTTTTGGTCAAGGCTattgccaaggccaagttcACTCTCCTTTCCGGCagcgaggttggcggtgttggcATCGTCCACGCCGGTGCCAACCTGATCCACGGCGGCTCTCCCCTCAAGGTTGCCGAGACTCTCAAGGCTTTCGAGTCTGTTACCGgtgacaagctcaaggct GCTGCCAAGGCTCTCCTCGAGGGCAAGGCTTCGGTGGCGTCGGTTGGTGACCTCCACGTGCTCCCCTTCGCTGAGGACCTCGGCCTTCAGGTATAA
- the RPC82 gene encoding RNA polymerase III subunit C82 (COG:K; EggNog:ENOG503NZ6S; BUSCO:EOG092610QT): MLVTAPLAEFCTLTIDEIYGELPSRIYASLLMRGRSTIQQLAGDTGMNARQLRHGLALLLQHNLLQYHLDAGSPHYFYEANVEHAYNLARTGKILQMVEETHGAAAKDVMQTIILTGLTRVGDLVDAYQNRIDRMNRIKEKLKAEEDPFGNGVESHEVNGEPKPKPTPQSSKSDPLISSIADLNKIIYKLVEAELLIGVHKTSFESPEDLLATIESDIQKTYPGGEVKGNKAKAEYKDKVAEALRKNRSESRSLKRKLEQNGLSAKRRKLFDGAASANGTPDGEMDLGIDPQQVMCINYEKCLVELRNRRLMHYAEEAFGQTTSWVYASLLNLLSKDISRCRDDPITDRYEKDEEKPAPVVVTTSQLLDVLKTSLDLSVGLGQVDADKISVTAAEKIAELPPRKKFFIDVQAEADANASSDDDDEGEDVKPATNGVNGVNGTHVTNGVNGTAKRVDRRTQLRQHLLLLSESTQGFLRHCGAEEWTVDFVPLMAALRQAEIDATIENTVGREGVRLVRMLRAKGKLDEKAIMSVALMRKADMSKKLAEMHKYGFVQTQEVPREAKADVKKSFFLWYFDGTMALERILDVSYKTMIHSLQVLDTLREKDQHVLSLIKRSDVKGQEDDKLRKIHKEKLTQFLKLERMLLGQIQRVDDLVAVLRDY; the protein is encoded by the exons atgttggtg ACCGCGCCTCTCGCAGAGTTTTGCACTCTGACCATCGACGAGATCTATGGCGAGCTGCCCTCGAGGATCTACGCATCGCTTCTCATGCGAGGCAGAAGCACGATCCAACAGCTCGCTGGTGACACCGGCATGAACGCGCGCCAGCTCCGTCACGGTCTCGCCCTTCTTTTGCAGCATAATTTGCTGCAATACCATCTCGATGCCGGGTCACCCCACTATTTCTATGAGGCCAATGTTGAACATGCCTACAACCTCGCGCGTACGGGGAAAATCCTTCAGATGGTCGAGGAGACCCATGGAGCGGCTGCCAAGGATGTGATGCAAACCATCATTCTGACCGGCTTAACACGAGTCGGCGATCTTGTGGATGCGTACCAGAATCGAATCGACAGGATGAACAGaatcaaggagaagctcaaggcagaggaggatCCATTCGGCAATGGCGTAGAGTCGCATGAAGTGAACGGCGaacccaagcccaagccaaccccccaatccaGCAAATCGGACCCCTTGATCAGCAGCATCGCCGACCTGAACAAGATCATCTACAAGCTGGTTGAGGCCGAGCTACTTATTGGAGTTCACAAGACAAGCTTCGAGAGTCCCGAAGACCTGTTGGCGACCATCGAATCCGACATCCAAAAGACATACCCTGGCGGCGAAGTCAAAGGAAACAAGGCCAAAGCCGAGTACAAGGACAAGGTGGCTGAGGCGTTGCGCAAAAACCGAAGCGAATCGAGATCCCTGAAGCGGAAACTGGAGCAGAATGGCTTGTCTGCAAAGCGACGCAAGCTGTTCGACGGTGCCGCTTCGGCCAATGGTACGCCTGATGGAGAGATGGACCTTGGTATCGAT CCACAACAAGTGATGTGTATCAACTACGAAAAGTGCCTTGTGGAGCTACGGAATCGTCGCCTCATGCACTATGCTGAGGAGGCCTTTGGACAGACGACTTCTTGGGTGTATGCCTCGCTTTTGAACCTTCTTAGCAAGGACATCTCTCGCTGCCGCGACGACCCAATCACCGATCGTTATGAGAAGGATGAAGAGAAACCTGCGCCTGTTGTGGTCACGACATCACAGCTTCTGGACGTTCTGAAAACCAGCCTTGATCTTTCTGTGGGGCTCGGCCAAGTGGATGCCGACAAGATCTCGGTCACAGCCGCCGAGAAGATTGCAGAACTgccgccgaggaagaagttCTTCATTGACGTCCAAGCCGAAGCTGACGCCAATGCTAGctccgatgatgatgatgaaggggaggatgtcAAGCCCGCGACAAATGGTGTTAACGGGGTGAATGGGACCCATGTGACGAACGGCGTCAATGGGACGGCCAAACGGGTGGACCGCCGAACTCAGCTCCGGCAACACTTGTTGCTTCTATCAGAAAGCACGCAGGGCTTTTTGCGGCATTGTGGAGCGGAAGAATGGACGGTCGACTTTGTACCGTTGATGGCGGCCTTACGACAGGCCGAAATCGATGCGACCATTGAGAATACGGTAGGCCGCGAGGGTGTTCGACTAGTGCGCATGCTGCGGGCCAAGGGCAAGCTGGACGAGAAGGCGATTATGAGCGTAGCTCTCATGCGAAAAGCCGACATGTCGAAAAAGCTGGCAGAGATGCACAAGTACGGTTTCGTTCAGACACAAGAAGTGCCCAGggaggccaaggcagacGTGAAGAAGTCATTCTTCCTCTGGTATTTCGACGGCACCATGGCGCTTGAGCGAATTCTCGACGTTTCGTACAAGACGATGATCCACTCCCTCCAAGTGCTCGATACGCTTCGGGAGAAGGACCAGCACGTCTTGTCCCTGATCAAGCGAAGCGACGTCAAGGGTCAAGAGGACGACAAATTGCGCAAGATCCATAAGGAGAAGCTCACTCAGTTTTTGAAGCTCGAGCGGATGTTACTTGGTCAGATTCAGCGTGTGGACGACCTGGTCGCCGTGCTGCGGGACTACTAA
- the YHM1 gene encoding high copy suppressor of abf2 (COG:C; EggNog:ENOG503NUAX; BUSCO:EOG09263JTO): MSPIAAGGREKESNLARLLGSGSAGIAELAIFHPVDTIAKRLMSNEGKVSSVAKLNTVIFKDKANASAGRKFVSLFPGLGYAAGYKVLQRVYKYGGQPVARDYLGAHYGKDFENAFGKKTGKAIMHSTAGSLIGIGEIVLLPLDVLKIKRQTNPEAFRGRGVLKIVKDEGFGLYRGWGWTAARNAPGSFALFGGSAFAKEFLFGLNDYNKASWFQNFIASIAGASASLVVSAPLDVIKTRIQNRNFDNPESGFRILTNMAKNEGAGAFFKGLVPKLLMTGPKLVFSFWLAQTLIPAFDAAFAGRKVEVERK, encoded by the exons ATGTCTCCCATTGCGGCTGGTGGCAGAGAGAAGGAGTCCAACctggcgaggttgttgggttcCG GATCTGCCGGTATTGCCGAGTTGGCTATCTTCCATCCT GTTGACACAATCGCGAAAAGATTGATGTCCAACGAGGGCAAG GTCTCGTCCGTCGCCAAGCTCAACACCGTCAtcttcaaggacaaggccaacGCCTCCGCCGGCCGCAAGTTCGTCTCCCTGTTCCCTGGGCTGGGGTATGCTGCTGGGTACAAGGTTCTTCAGCGTGTGTACAAGTACGGTGGTCAGCCCGTGGCGAGGGATTACCTTGGTGCGCATTATGGCAAGGATTTCGAGAACGCGTTTGGCAAGAAGACTGGCAAGGCGATTATGCACTCGACTGCTGGTAGCTTGATTGGTATTGGCGAGATTGTGCTCTTGCCGTTGGATGtgctcaagatcaagaggCAGACCAACCCTGAGGCGttcagggggaggggtgtgctCAAGATTGTGAAGGATGAGGGTTTTGGGCTTTAcagagggtgggggtggacTGCTGCGAGAAACGCCCCTGGGTCGTTTGCT CTCTTTGGTGGTTCCGCCTTTGCGAAGGAATTTCTCTTTGGCCTCAACGACTACAACAAGGCGTCGTGGTTCCAGAACTTCATCGCCTCCATCGCCGGCGCTTCTGCGTCTCTTGTCGTTTCGGCCCCCCTCGATGTCATCAAGACCCGCATCCAGAACCGCAACTTTGACAACCCCGAGTCTGGCTTTCGCATCCTGACCAACATGGCCAAGAACGAGGGCGCCGGCGCCTTCTTCAAGGGTCTCGTGCCCAAGCTGCTCATGACCGGTCCCAAGCTGGTGTTTTCGTTCTGGCTTGCGCAGACGTTGATCCCTGCTTTTGATGCGGCTTTTGCGGGGAGgaaggtcgaggttgagaggAAGTAA